The sequence GTATTGTCACTGCTTGGTacatgatgaatgaatgacataaAAACGTGCTGCTGTAGGACAAtaatgaacaatttttttttgcaataacaGCATGACCCTAAATCCCCTTTAGTCACATTAAACTTTTAATACCTCTGAGTTAATATACTGTTATAATGCactatgtagtgtgtgtgtgtgtgtgtgtgtgtgtgtgtgtgtgtgtgtgtgtgtgtgtgtgtgtgtgtttcattctcTTCACGGCATCtctgcatttatatatttttttattgtaataaaccCGTGTAACAAGGGATCAGCGATCATTTCTTATTGGCTGCTTAGATCTGATAATGTACACATAATAAGACAGCATTATTCTAAAGCATTTGTGCATTAAAGactttcgtgtgtgtgtgtgtgtgtgtgtgtgtgtgtgtgtgtgtgtgtgtgtgtgtgtgtgtgtgtgtgtgtaaaagtgtgtgtgtgtgtgtaaagttggTTGGAAGTAAAATAGAAGTAAATACATCTAAATAAATCTAATCCTAATCTACTGGGATTAGACCATGACAAATTCTTCATTTACATTAATTCATTACATTCTCTGTAACTAATTCATTCATGATAGTCATATGCTTCAATATGAAGATCAGAATGATACAGTAACTTGAGATTTTAAATAGTTACATGTGGGATCAGTGAATCTGAAATCAAAACTCTTTGTCATATTTGGTCTGGTAAAtggtttgaaaataaaatctacaaaaaaaataaaataataataagcctctgtgaagaaaaaaattacaaggtGTGGACCATTAACATGTAAGAAATCAAAACAAGAAGGTGGGTTATTTAGCCGTCAATCGTATTTCCTGTCAATTCAGAAAGTTCTAAAGGCTTGTGATGGGTGGGGCTTTGAAAGGAACAATTTGTTTGGAAGgtaatttaataaacatgtttttcagCTTTTATCTTCAATCTAATTGTTAAGTTTTATTAAAACTCTCAATTTTTTTGTTCACAAATGATGAATTTCTCAAGGTGTGATTTATCATATCATTGCTCTTTATCTGTGTTTGTCCATTTGTCGCACAGGATAAAGAAAAGCCAGTGAAGACCACTCAGAAGCCTGAGGCAGCAGTAGGCGAGGAAGGTGAACACGTACTAAGTGAGGGAGAGGAACCAAAAGGCACTGATGAAGTGGTCGAGATCGAGGAAACTGTGGAGGAATCGCGGGTGGCTCGCATCAAACGCAGCGGCCTGCAACGTGTGGATGAAATTAAGAAGGCTTTCAGCAAGGAGCAGATGGAGAAGACCAAGCAGCGAACCAAAGAGAACCTAGAGAAAACCCGTCAGAGAACCAAAGATAATTTGGAGAAGACGCGTGTGAGGACCCGCGAGAACTTCCAGAAGACCAGGGTGACCCTTGGGAAGAAGATGGGCAAGATAGGAACGAAGATCAGACCCAAAAAAGAACGCAAAGTGTCTCGTGAAAAGATAAAGAAGTCGCTCAAATCCGACAAGGTCTACGCCCGCTCGAGGATCACCACTTACCGTGTGCCTCCGTTCACTTTCTACGTGAAGAAGATCCGCGAAGGTGAGGTTCCGGAGCCTGAATCCGAGCCCGATGACGAAGCCGAAGAGCCGCAAGTCGAGGACAAGGAAGACGCAGAGGCGAAGGAAGCTGAGCTGGTTAACCTGAGCAGCCCTGACGAAGCTCTGCTCGAGGTAGATGATCATTCGCAACTCGTAATCCAGGATTCAGTGAAGCCACGGGAGAAAGCAAGCCAATGAAGCGGatgcaggaggaaaaaaataaatctggagCTGAAGATGAAGGCTACGTGAACGTATACACAGACGTGACAGTGAAGAGTAAAATTGCTGAAGGATGAAATGTTGGATTGAGGAACAACCTCATTTAGATAACAC is a genomic window of Tachysurus fulvidraco isolate hzauxx_2018 chromosome 15, HZAU_PFXX_2.0, whole genome shotgun sequence containing:
- the cavin1a gene encoding caveolae-associated protein 1, with product MAMAETNLKLDRVALSEISDDDDEVLLVTAAAKPSLTTPTSNRKHIDDDDDDDEDDDEDNKPSKDVDLKLGLDNSDSQRSEAQATGMMVLALLDKIIGVVDQIQLTQNGLESRQESMEKNMSGIQSELHKLAKSQGGTAGTVTKLLEKVRKVNVNVKSVRSELERQAGQIKKLETNEHELLKRKNFKVLIFQDKEKPVKTTQKPEAAVGEEGEHVLSEGEEPKGTDEVVEIEETVEESRVARIKRSGLQRVDEIKKAFSKEQMEKTKQRTKENLEKTRQRTKDNLEKTRVRTRENFQKTRVTLGKKMGKIGTKIRPKKERKVSREKIKKSLKSDKVYARSRITTYRVPPFTFYVKKIREGEVPEPESEPDDEAEEPQVEDKEDAEAKEAELVNLSSPDEALLEVDDHSQLVIQDSVKPREKASQ